From a single Cnuibacter physcomitrellae genomic region:
- the glmM gene encoding phosphoglucosamine mutase → MARLFGTDGVRGLANQDVTADLALRVAQAGARVLGSPAREIGRRPVAVVARDPRQSGDFIAAAVAAGFAASGVDVLDAGVLPTPAAAYLIADIDADFGVVVSASHNPAPDNGIKFFASGGKKLPDEVEEQIEAALELPPLAPLGGEVGRIRRFADAEDRYVVHLLGTLPHRLDGIHVVLDCAHGAAAGVSPEAFAVAGATVTVIGNDPDGMNINDGVGSTHLEELAAAVVAAGADVGIAHDGDADRCLAVDATGAVVDGDQIMAILAVALDQRGLLRERTLVATVMSNLGLKRAMAEHGISMLETKVGDRYVLEAINEGAYSLGGEQSGHIIFADHATTGDGILTGLQLVSRMAQTGSSLAELASVMKVYPQTLVNVRGVDRDGVATDAVLARAVAEATADLGDTGRVLLRPSGTEPLVRVMVEAGDQSTADRVAGELAEVVRQRLSTGVERS, encoded by the coding sequence ATGGCTCGCCTCTTCGGCACCGACGGTGTCCGTGGACTCGCGAACCAGGACGTCACGGCCGATCTCGCACTGCGCGTCGCCCAAGCGGGTGCACGCGTGCTGGGTTCCCCAGCCCGCGAGATCGGCCGTCGTCCTGTCGCGGTCGTCGCACGTGATCCACGCCAGTCGGGTGACTTCATCGCCGCCGCCGTCGCGGCGGGCTTCGCCGCTTCCGGCGTCGACGTGCTCGACGCGGGCGTGCTCCCCACGCCCGCGGCGGCGTATCTGATCGCCGACATCGATGCGGACTTCGGCGTCGTCGTCTCGGCGTCGCACAACCCCGCGCCCGACAACGGCATCAAGTTCTTCGCCTCTGGAGGGAAGAAGCTCCCGGACGAGGTCGAGGAGCAGATCGAGGCCGCGCTCGAGCTTCCGCCCCTCGCCCCGCTGGGTGGCGAGGTGGGGCGCATCCGCCGCTTCGCCGACGCCGAGGACCGCTACGTGGTCCACCTCCTAGGGACGCTGCCGCACCGGCTCGACGGCATCCACGTCGTGCTCGACTGCGCCCACGGAGCGGCCGCGGGGGTGTCTCCCGAGGCGTTCGCCGTCGCCGGTGCGACGGTCACCGTGATCGGGAACGACCCCGACGGGATGAACATCAACGACGGGGTGGGATCGACGCACCTCGAGGAGCTCGCGGCCGCCGTGGTCGCCGCGGGAGCCGACGTCGGCATCGCGCACGACGGCGACGCCGATCGCTGCCTCGCGGTCGACGCCACGGGCGCCGTCGTCGACGGCGACCAGATCATGGCGATCCTCGCCGTGGCGCTCGATCAGCGCGGTCTCCTCCGGGAGCGCACCCTGGTGGCGACGGTGATGAGCAACCTCGGGCTGAAGCGCGCCATGGCCGAGCACGGGATCTCGATGCTCGAGACCAAGGTGGGCGATCGCTACGTGCTCGAGGCCATCAACGAGGGCGCCTACAGCCTCGGCGGCGAGCAGTCGGGGCACATCATCTTCGCCGATCACGCCACGACCGGCGACGGGATCCTCACCGGTCTGCAGCTGGTGAGCCGCATGGCTCAGACGGGGTCGTCGCTCGCGGAGCTCGCGTCGGTGATGAAGGTGTACCCGCAGACGCTGGTGAACGTGCGCGGGGTCGACCGCGACGGCGTGGCGACCGATGCCGTGCTCGCGCGGGCGGTCGCCGAGGCCACCGCCGACCTCGGCGACACCGGCCGCGTGCTGCTGCGCCCTTCCGGGACCGAGCCGCTCGTCCGCGTGATGGTGGAGGCGGGCGACCAGTCGACCGCCGACCGCGTCGCCGGCGAGCTGGCCGAGGTGGTGCGTCAGCGGCTCTCGACGGGCGTCGAGCGCTCCTGA
- a CDS encoding DNA-directed RNA polymerase subunit alpha, whose protein sequence is MLIAQRPTLTEENISEFRSRFVIEPLEPGFGYTLGNSLRRTLLSSIPGAAVTSIRIDGVLHEFSTIPGVKEDVTEIILNIKQLVVSSEHDEPITAYLRKHASGEVTAADISAPAGVEIHNPDLVIATLNDKAKFELELIIERGRGYVSATQNRSEFSEAGQIPIDSIYSPVLKVTYRVEATRAGERTDFDRLVVDVETKPAITPRDAIASAGRTLVELFGLARELNTAAEGIEIGPAPVDAVLSSELSVPIEDLDLSVRSYNCLKREGINTVSELVALSETQLMNIRNFGQKSVDEVKDKLVELGLSLKDSVPGFDGAHFYGGYDDENV, encoded by the coding sequence GTGCTCATCGCACAGCGCCCCACCCTCACCGAGGAGAACATCTCGGAGTTCCGCTCGCGCTTCGTCATCGAGCCGCTCGAGCCCGGCTTCGGCTACACCCTCGGCAACTCGCTCCGTCGCACCCTCCTGTCGTCGATCCCCGGCGCCGCCGTGACGAGCATCCGCATCGACGGCGTGCTCCACGAGTTCTCGACGATCCCCGGTGTCAAGGAGGACGTCACCGAGATCATCCTGAACATCAAGCAGCTGGTGGTCTCGAGCGAGCACGACGAGCCCATCACCGCCTACCTGCGCAAGCACGCGTCGGGTGAGGTCACCGCGGCCGACATCTCGGCTCCGGCGGGCGTGGAGATCCACAACCCCGACCTCGTGATCGCGACCCTCAACGACAAGGCCAAGTTCGAGCTCGAGCTCATCATCGAGCGCGGCCGCGGCTACGTGTCGGCCACCCAGAACCGCAGCGAGTTCTCCGAGGCGGGCCAGATCCCGATCGACTCGATCTACTCGCCCGTCCTCAAGGTGACCTACCGCGTCGAGGCGACCCGTGCCGGTGAGCGCACCGACTTCGACCGCCTCGTGGTCGACGTCGAGACCAAGCCGGCCATCACGCCGCGCGACGCGATCGCCTCGGCGGGTCGCACGCTCGTCGAGCTGTTCGGTCTCGCCCGCGAGCTCAACACCGCGGCCGAGGGCATCGAGATCGGCCCCGCGCCGGTCGACGCCGTGCTCTCCAGCGAGCTGTCGGTGCCGATCGAGGACCTCGACCTCTCGGTCCGCTCCTACAACTGCCTCAAGCGCGAGGGCATCAACACGGTCTCCGAGCTGGTCGCCCTCTCCGAGACGCAGCTGATGAACATCCGCAACTTCGGTCAGAAGTCGGTCGACGAGGTGAAGGACAAGCTCGTCGAGCTCGGCCTGTCGCTGAAGGACAGCGTGCCCGGCTTCGACGGCGCGCACTTCTACGGCGGATACGACGACGAGAACGTCTGA
- the rplM gene encoding 50S ribosomal protein L13, with translation MTRTYTPKAGEITRGWVVIDATDVVLGRLASHAAAILRGKNKATFTPHVDTGDFVIIVNADKVVLTGSKAEKKLAYRHSGYPGGLKAVSYTELLEKNPARAVEKAIRGMLPKTSLGRDQFRKLKVYTGPEHPHAAQQPTPYTLDQVAQ, from the coding sequence GTGACGCGCACCTACACCCCCAAGGCCGGCGAGATCACGCGCGGCTGGGTCGTGATCGACGCCACCGACGTCGTCCTCGGCCGTCTGGCGAGCCACGCGGCCGCCATCCTCCGCGGGAAGAACAAGGCGACCTTCACGCCTCACGTCGACACCGGCGACTTCGTCATCATCGTCAACGCCGACAAGGTCGTCCTGACCGGCTCCAAGGCGGAGAAGAAGCTCGCCTACCGTCACTCGGGCTACCCGGGCGGCCTCAAGGCGGTCTCCTACACCGAGCTGCTCGAGAAGAACCCGGCCCGCGCCGTCGAGAAGGCCATCCGCGGCATGCTGCCGAAGACGTCCCTCGGTCGCGACCAGTTCCGCAAGCTCAAGGTCTACACCGGCCCGGAGCACCCGCACGCTGCTCAGCAGCCCACGCCCTACACCCTCGACCAGGTCGCCCAGTAG
- the rplQ gene encoding 50S ribosomal protein L17 has translation MPKPTKGPRLGGGPAHERLLLANLAAALFTHKSIKTTETKAKRLRPLAERLITFAKRGDLHARRRVLAVIGDKNVVHELFTEIAPLVAEREGGYTRITKLGFRKGDNAPMAQIELVLEPVVKKNASKPARSKAAAASAAPVEEAPAEETAAEDTTAPEAEETEAAEAPAAEETTADETEAPAEAADEKADETK, from the coding sequence ATGCCCAAGCCGACCAAGGGACCCCGCCTCGGAGGCGGACCGGCGCACGAGCGCCTGCTCCTCGCGAACCTCGCTGCCGCGCTGTTCACGCACAAGAGCATCAAGACCACCGAGACGAAGGCCAAGCGCCTGCGTCCGCTGGCCGAGCGCCTCATCACCTTCGCCAAGCGTGGCGATCTGCACGCCCGTCGTCGTGTCCTCGCCGTGATCGGCGACAAGAACGTCGTCCACGAGCTCTTCACCGAGATCGCTCCGCTGGTCGCCGAGCGTGAGGGCGGCTACACCCGCATCACCAAGCTCGGCTTCCGCAAGGGCGACAACGCCCCCATGGCGCAGATCGAGCTCGTGCTCGAGCCGGTCGTGAAGAAGAACGCGTCGAAGCCGGCGCGCTCGAAGGCCGCAGCGGCTTCGGCCGCCCCGGTCGAGGAGGCCCCCGCCGAGGAGACCGCCGCCGAGGACACCACCGCCCCCGAGGCGGAGGAGACCGAGGCCGCCGAGGCGCCTGCCGCCGAGGAGACCACCGCCGACGAGACCGAGGCTCCGGCCGAGGCCGCCGACGAGAAGGCCGACGAGACCAAGTAG
- the rpmJ gene encoding 50S ribosomal protein L36: MKVNPSVKPMCEHCRVIRRNGRVMVICKSNPRHKQRQG; encoded by the coding sequence ATGAAGGTCAACCCCAGCGTCAAGCCCATGTGCGAGCACTGCCGCGTGATCCGTCGCAACGGACGCGTCATGGTGATCTGCAAGAGCAACCCGCGTCACAAGCAGCGCCAGGGCTGA
- the rpsI gene encoding 30S ribosomal protein S9, whose amino-acid sequence MAKIADQIDVAPESYSTETPAEEAPRAPRAVLNVSGAAVGRRKEAIARVRLVPGSGTLTINGRAFEDYFPNKLHQQLITDPFKVLDLIGSYDVTASISGGGPSGQAGALRLAIARALNEIDRENNRPTLKKAGFLTRDARVIERKKAGLKKARKASQFSKR is encoded by the coding sequence GTGGCGAAGATCGCAGACCAGATCGACGTGGCTCCTGAGAGCTACAGCACCGAGACCCCGGCCGAGGAGGCGCCCCGCGCCCCCCGCGCCGTCCTGAACGTGTCGGGCGCGGCCGTCGGCCGCCGCAAGGAGGCCATCGCTCGCGTGCGCCTCGTCCCCGGCTCGGGCACCCTCACCATCAACGGCCGCGCGTTCGAGGACTACTTCCCGAACAAGCTGCACCAGCAGCTGATCACCGACCCGTTCAAGGTGCTCGACCTCATCGGCTCGTACGACGTGACCGCCAGCATCTCCGGTGGCGGCCCCTCGGGTCAGGCCGGCGCGCTGCGTCTCGCCATCGCCCGTGCGCTGAACGAGATCGACCGCGAGAACAACCGCCCCACCCTGAAGAAGGCGGGCTTCCTCACGCGCGACGCCCGCGTCATCGAGCGCAAGAAGGCCGGTCTCAAGAAGGCGCGCAAGGCCTCGCAGTTCTCCAAGCGCTGA
- the alr gene encoding alanine racemase, with the protein MSETTAGRPVPGHPALRRAVVDLSAVASNVERISRIVDGAQIMAVVKADGYGHGAVPVARTALEAGATWLGTADVGEALAVRAQIADAPILAWLHDADPRFDEAVERGIAIGASSALHLERAAAAASATRARPASVHLKVDTGLGRNGIPRREWESVFDRARELELEGRVSVDGLFSHLSNADPVEDGLQLDAFREAEGLAQAAGLEPQLRHIAATAAALRLPQTRLDLVRIGIGLYGLSPFDDESPRRLGLRPALRLESRLISVKRVKAGTGVSYGYTYRAEQPTTLGLVPLGYADGIPRHLSNTGSVEVGGRQRRIVGRIAMDQFVVDLGDHRASVGDLVTLFGDPATGAPSAFDWAQAASTINYEIVTRLGGRVVREYA; encoded by the coding sequence GTGAGCGAGACGACGGCGGGTCGACCCGTCCCCGGACACCCCGCGCTCCGACGCGCGGTCGTCGACCTGAGCGCGGTGGCCTCGAACGTCGAGCGGATCTCGCGCATCGTCGACGGCGCCCAGATCATGGCCGTGGTGAAGGCCGACGGATACGGGCACGGCGCCGTCCCGGTCGCCCGCACCGCTCTCGAGGCGGGAGCGACCTGGCTCGGCACGGCGGACGTCGGTGAGGCGCTCGCGGTGCGGGCGCAGATCGCCGACGCGCCGATCCTCGCCTGGCTGCACGATGCCGATCCGCGCTTCGACGAGGCGGTGGAGCGCGGCATCGCGATCGGAGCCAGCTCCGCGCTCCATCTCGAGCGCGCCGCGGCGGCGGCGTCCGCGACCCGGGCGCGGCCCGCCTCCGTGCACCTCAAGGTCGACACGGGCCTCGGCCGCAACGGCATCCCGCGCCGGGAGTGGGAGAGCGTGTTCGACCGGGCGCGCGAGCTCGAGCTGGAGGGGCGGGTGAGCGTCGACGGCCTGTTCAGCCACCTCTCCAACGCCGACCCCGTCGAGGACGGTCTCCAACTCGACGCCTTCCGCGAGGCCGAGGGGCTGGCGCAGGCCGCCGGCCTCGAGCCGCAGCTGCGTCACATCGCCGCGACGGCGGCGGCGCTGCGGCTGCCGCAGACGCGACTCGACCTCGTCCGCATCGGGATCGGGCTGTACGGGTTGTCGCCGTTCGACGACGAGAGCCCTCGCCGGCTCGGCCTCCGGCCGGCCCTCAGGCTCGAGTCGAGGCTCATCTCGGTCAAGCGCGTGAAGGCGGGGACCGGCGTCTCCTACGGCTACACCTACCGCGCCGAGCAGCCCACCACGCTGGGCCTCGTGCCCCTCGGCTACGCCGACGGCATCCCGCGCCACCTGTCGAACACCGGCTCGGTCGAGGTCGGGGGCCGACAGCGGCGGATCGTCGGCAGGATCGCCATGGACCAGTTCGTCGTCGACCTCGGCGACCACAGGGCCTCGGTGGGGGATCTCGTGACCCTCTTCGGCGATCCGGCGACCGGAGCCCCGAGCGCGTTCGACTGGGCGCAGGCGGCCTCGACGATCAACTACGAGATCGTGACCCGGCTCGGCGGCCGTGTGGTGAGGGAGTACGCATGA
- the rpsM gene encoding 30S ribosomal protein S13, with the protein MARLAGVDIPREKRVEVALTYIYGVGRTRALKTLEETGISGDIRVKDLTDDQLVALRDHIEGNFKVEGDLRREVAADIRRKVEIGSYEGIRHRKGLPVRGQRTKTNARTRKGPKRTVAGKKKAGR; encoded by the coding sequence ATGGCACGTCTGGCAGGCGTCGACATCCCCCGCGAGAAGCGCGTGGAAGTCGCACTCACCTACATCTACGGAGTCGGCCGCACCCGCGCGCTGAAGACTCTCGAGGAGACCGGCATCAGCGGAGACATCCGCGTGAAGGACCTCACCGACGACCAGCTCGTCGCCCTCCGCGACCACATCGAGGGCAACTTCAAGGTGGAGGGTGACCTTCGCCGCGAGGTCGCCGCCGACATCCGCCGCAAGGTCGAGATCGGATCGTACGAGGGCATCCGCCATCGCAAGGGCCTCCCGGTCCGCGGTCAGCGCACCAAGACCAACGCTCGCACCCGCAAGGGCCCGAAGCGCACCGTCGCCGGCAAGAAGAAGGCCGGCCGCTGA
- the rpsK gene encoding 30S ribosomal protein S11 yields the protein MATPKSAVRKPRKKEKKNVAVGQAHIKSTFNNTIVSITDTTGAVISWASSGGVGFKGSRKSTPFAAQLAAESAARQAQEHGMKKVDVFVKGPGSGRETAIRSLQAAGLEVGSINDVTPQAHNGCRPPKRRRV from the coding sequence ATGGCTACCCCCAAGTCGGCTGTCCGCAAGCCGCGCAAGAAGGAGAAGAAGAACGTCGCCGTGGGCCAGGCCCACATCAAGTCGACGTTCAACAACACGATCGTCTCGATCACCGACACCACCGGTGCGGTCATCAGCTGGGCGTCGTCCGGCGGCGTGGGCTTCAAGGGCTCCCGCAAGTCGACCCCGTTTGCTGCTCAGCTCGCTGCCGAGTCGGCCGCGCGCCAGGCGCAGGAGCACGGCATGAAGAAGGTCGACGTGTTCGTCAAGGGCCCGGGTTCGGGCCGCGAGACCGCGATCCGCTCGCTCCAGGCCGCCGGCCTCGAGGTGGGCTCGATCAACGACGTGACGCCGCAGGCCCACAACGGCTGCCGTCCGCCGAAGCGCCGCCGCGTCTGA
- a CDS encoding holo-ACP synthase: MIVGVGVDIVDVARFGRSLDRTPRLEERLFAEGERGRPVRSLAGRFAAKEALIKAVGHSTGFRWHDMRVVSDAEGNPGFELTGGVAEALAALGATRVHLSMSHDGGSACAFVVAETTP; this comes from the coding sequence GTGATCGTCGGAGTGGGTGTCGACATCGTCGACGTGGCGCGGTTCGGGCGGTCACTCGACCGGACGCCGCGCCTCGAGGAGCGGCTGTTCGCCGAGGGCGAACGCGGACGTCCCGTGCGGTCGCTCGCCGGACGCTTCGCGGCGAAGGAGGCCCTCATCAAGGCCGTCGGCCACTCGACCGGCTTCCGGTGGCACGACATGAGGGTGGTCTCCGACGCGGAGGGCAACCCGGGCTTCGAGCTCACGGGCGGCGTGGCCGAGGCGCTCGCGGCGCTGGGCGCCACGCGGGTGCACCTGAGCATGAGCCACGACGGCGGCTCCGCCTGCGCGTTCGTGGTCGCGGAGACGACACCGTGA
- the coaA gene encoding type I pantothenate kinase encodes MGESVNQAGQGLSPFVEIGRAHWASLAPSTPLPLQETEIVQLRGLGNPLDMREVSEVYLPLTRLINLYASNARALYDSTRGYLGEHSSRTPFVIGVAGSVAVGKSTIARLLRELLARWSDTPRVELITTDGFLYPNAELQRRGIMNRKGFPESYDRRSLLRFVSAVKSGVAEVRAPFYSHLSYDIVPEAQIVVRQPDILIVEGLNVLQPPLRGNLAVSDLFDFSIYVDARTSDLERWYVNRFLDLQRGAFANPSSYFHRYASLSEAEARATARSIWESINLPNLMANIRPTRSRATLVLRKESDHTVKHVLLRKV; translated from the coding sequence ATGGGCGAGTCCGTGAACCAGGCCGGCCAGGGGCTCAGTCCGTTCGTGGAGATCGGCAGAGCCCACTGGGCATCCCTGGCTCCGTCGACGCCGCTCCCGCTCCAGGAGACCGAGATCGTCCAGCTGCGCGGACTCGGGAACCCCCTCGACATGCGCGAGGTCTCGGAGGTCTACCTCCCGTTGACGCGCCTGATCAACCTCTACGCCTCCAACGCCCGGGCCCTCTACGACTCGACTCGCGGCTACCTCGGCGAGCACTCGAGCCGCACGCCCTTCGTCATCGGGGTGGCCGGGTCGGTCGCCGTGGGGAAGTCGACCATCGCCCGGCTCCTCCGCGAGCTGCTCGCCCGCTGGTCGGACACACCTCGCGTGGAGCTGATCACGACCGACGGCTTCCTCTATCCCAATGCTGAGCTGCAGCGCCGCGGCATCATGAACCGGAAGGGCTTCCCGGAGTCCTACGACCGGCGGAGCCTGCTGCGCTTCGTCAGCGCCGTGAAGAGCGGCGTCGCCGAGGTGCGCGCGCCGTTCTACTCGCACCTGAGCTACGACATCGTGCCCGAGGCCCAGATCGTCGTGCGCCAGCCCGACATCCTCATCGTCGAGGGGCTCAACGTGCTCCAGCCGCCCCTGCGGGGCAACCTCGCGGTGAGCGACCTGTTCGACTTCTCGATCTACGTGGATGCGCGCACCAGCGACCTCGAGCGCTGGTACGTCAACCGGTTCCTCGACCTCCAGCGCGGCGCGTTCGCGAACCCGTCGTCGTACTTCCACCGGTACGCCAGCCTGAGCGAGGCCGAGGCGAGGGCCACGGCCCGCTCCATCTGGGAGTCGATCAACCTGCCGAACCTGATGGCCAACATCCGGCCCACCCGGTCGCGCGCCACCCTCGTCCTCCGCAAGGAGTCGGACCACACCGTCAAGCACGTCCTGCTTCGCAAGGTGTGA
- a CDS encoding tRNA pseudouridine synthase A, translating to MRVRLDIAYEGTDFSGWARQPTLRTVQGVLESVLATLFRRHEPAPLLTVAGRTDAGVHASGQVAHVDLTADQLGSLRRRHDVDASPDALASKLAARMNGVLGADSDVVVLGSTMAPAGFDARFSAVWRRYEFRVADADTPRDPLERRRTVRHPTRLDVDAMDSAARALLGLHDYATFCKPREGATTIRTLQEYGWLRDDRGVLIARLQADAFCHSMVRALVGAAVAVGDGSLTGERLVELRDDRMRTSAFLVMPAKGLTLTEVGYPAADELARRAEQTRARRELD from the coding sequence ATGCGCGTGAGGCTCGACATCGCGTACGAGGGGACCGACTTCAGCGGGTGGGCCAGGCAGCCCACGCTCCGTACCGTGCAGGGTGTGCTCGAGTCGGTGCTCGCCACGCTGTTCCGGCGGCACGAGCCGGCCCCGCTGCTCACGGTGGCGGGGCGGACGGATGCGGGTGTGCACGCGAGCGGGCAGGTGGCCCATGTGGATCTCACCGCCGACCAGCTCGGCAGCCTCCGTCGACGCCACGACGTCGACGCGAGCCCGGACGCACTGGCGTCGAAGCTCGCCGCGCGGATGAACGGCGTGCTCGGAGCCGACTCCGACGTCGTCGTCCTCGGGAGCACCATGGCCCCGGCGGGGTTCGACGCGCGGTTCTCCGCGGTCTGGCGCCGCTACGAGTTCCGGGTGGCGGATGCGGACACCCCTCGCGACCCGCTGGAGCGGCGCCGCACGGTGCGGCATCCCACGCGCCTCGACGTGGACGCGATGGACAGCGCCGCGCGGGCCCTCCTCGGGCTCCACGACTACGCCACGTTCTGCAAGCCGCGCGAGGGGGCCACGACCATCCGCACGCTCCAGGAGTACGGCTGGCTTCGCGACGACCGGGGTGTGCTGATCGCCCGCCTCCAGGCCGACGCGTTCTGCCACAGCATGGTGCGGGCGCTCGTCGGGGCGGCGGTGGCCGTCGGCGACGGCTCGCTGACGGGGGAGCGGCTCGTCGAGCTCCGCGACGACCGGATGCGCACCAGTGCGTTCCTCGTGATGCCCGCGAAGGGGCTCACGCTCACGGAGGTCGGATACCCGGCAGCGGACGAGCTGGCCCGCCGCGCCGAGCAGACGCGAGCGCGGCGCGAGCTCGACTGA
- the glmS gene encoding glutamine--fructose-6-phosphate transaminase (isomerizing) — protein MCGIVGYVGPKSSLEVLLGGLRRLEYRGYDSAGVAVIADDGQLVTRKRAGKLAVLESDLAAVPLPEGTTGIGHTRWATHGGPTDVNAHPHLSADGRIALIHNGIIENFASLKQELVDAGCTFDSETDTEVAAKLLGREYEQGDGIAAALARVVARLEGAFTLLAVHQDEPGVVVGARRNSPLVIGLGEGENFLGSDVAAFVEHTRRAVAIGQDQIVVITPDSVTVTDFEGGPVEVHEFEVSWDASAAEKGGWSSFMAKEISEQPEAVANTIRGRVVDEQVVLPELEGLDEVLTDIDRIIIIACGTASYSGLVGKYAIEKWARVPVEVELSHEFRYRDPVLSERTLVVSISQSGETMDTLMAVKYAIANGARTLSICNTQGATIARESDAVVYTHAGPEVAVASTKAFVAQITALYLFGLHLARLRGTVEQGRAAELVAELRAVPDKIAKVLESADEIDQLARWMSDSRAVLFLGRHVGYPIALEGALKLKELAYIHAEGFAAGELKHGPIALIEPGQPVFVVVPSPRDPGSLHSKVVSNIQEIRARGARVLAVAEEGDVAVLPFADEVIRIPLAAPLFEPLLTVVPLQLFAMSLATAKGLDVDQPRNLAKSVTVE, from the coding sequence ATGTGTGGCATCGTGGGTTACGTCGGACCGAAGAGCAGCCTCGAGGTGCTGCTGGGGGGCCTCCGTCGCCTCGAATATCGCGGGTACGACTCGGCGGGCGTCGCCGTCATCGCCGACGACGGGCAGCTGGTGACGAGGAAGCGCGCCGGCAAGCTCGCGGTCCTCGAGTCCGACCTCGCCGCGGTGCCGCTGCCCGAGGGCACGACCGGCATCGGACACACCCGGTGGGCGACCCACGGCGGCCCGACCGACGTCAACGCGCATCCGCACCTGTCCGCCGACGGACGGATCGCGCTGATCCACAACGGCATCATCGAGAACTTCGCCTCGCTCAAGCAGGAGCTGGTCGACGCCGGCTGCACGTTCGATAGCGAGACCGACACCGAGGTCGCCGCGAAGCTGCTCGGACGCGAGTACGAGCAGGGCGACGGCATCGCGGCCGCGCTCGCCCGCGTCGTCGCGCGTCTCGAGGGCGCCTTCACGCTGCTCGCGGTGCACCAGGACGAGCCGGGTGTCGTCGTGGGCGCGCGCCGCAACTCCCCGCTCGTGATCGGGCTCGGCGAGGGCGAGAACTTCCTCGGGTCCGACGTCGCCGCGTTCGTGGAGCACACCCGCCGCGCGGTGGCGATCGGGCAGGACCAGATCGTGGTCATCACCCCCGACTCGGTCACGGTCACCGACTTCGAGGGCGGACCGGTCGAGGTCCACGAGTTCGAGGTCTCCTGGGACGCCTCCGCCGCCGAGAAGGGCGGATGGTCGAGCTTCATGGCCAAGGAGATCAGCGAGCAGCCCGAGGCCGTCGCGAACACGATCCGCGGCCGCGTGGTCGACGAGCAGGTCGTGCTGCCCGAGCTCGAGGGCCTCGACGAGGTGCTGACCGACATCGACCGCATCATCATCATCGCCTGCGGGACCGCGAGCTACTCGGGCCTGGTCGGGAAGTACGCGATCGAGAAGTGGGCCCGCGTCCCCGTCGAGGTCGAGCTCTCCCACGAGTTCCGCTACCGCGACCCCGTCCTCAGCGAGCGCACCCTGGTGGTCTCGATCAGCCAGTCGGGCGAGACGATGGACACGCTGATGGCCGTGAAGTACGCGATCGCCAACGGCGCGCGCACCCTCTCCATCTGCAACACGCAGGGCGCCACCATCGCCCGCGAGTCGGATGCGGTCGTCTACACGCACGCCGGCCCCGAGGTCGCCGTCGCCTCGACGAAGGCGTTCGTCGCGCAGATCACCGCGCTGTACCTGTTCGGCCTCCACCTCGCGCGCCTGCGCGGCACCGTCGAGCAGGGCCGAGCCGCCGAGCTCGTGGCCGAGCTCCGGGCCGTCCCCGACAAGATCGCGAAGGTGCTGGAGTCCGCCGACGAGATCGATCAGCTCGCCCGGTGGATGTCCGACAGCCGCGCCGTGCTGTTCCTCGGCCGGCACGTGGGCTACCCGATCGCGCTCGAGGGCGCGCTCAAGCTCAAGGAGCTCGCGTACATCCACGCCGAGGGCTTCGCCGCGGGAGAGCTCAAGCACGGCCCCATCGCCCTCATCGAGCCCGGACAGCCGGTCTTCGTGGTGGTGCCCTCGCCGCGCGATCCCGGTTCGCTGCACTCGAAGGTGGTCTCGAACATCCAGGAGATCCGCGCTCGTGGAGCCCGGGTGCTCGCGGTGGCCGAGGAGGGCGACGTCGCGGTGCTGCCGTTCGCCGACGAGGTCATCCGCATCCCGCTTGCCGCCCCGCTGTTCGAGCCCCTGCTGACGGTCGTCCCGCTGCAGCTGTTCGCGATGTCGCTCGCGACGGCCAAGGGCCTCGACGTCGACCAGCCCCGCAACCTCGCCAAGTCGGTCACCGTCGAGTGA